The genomic stretch CCTCGGATTCGGCCAAGCCGAGATAATCGTTTGACGTGAAATCGATTCCGGAGCGCTCGCGAAGCGAGCGCAACCGACCCCGTCCTGCGAGTTCGCGCAGATTCGTTTCAAACCCGTCATGCATTATCTTTCCTCCCGCACGGCCGACTGAGCCGGAAACTGCTTGCGCGTCCTCATGCGGATCGTCCTCTTCGATATCAAGTCCGACTTAACCGCTGTCTGCTTTTGCGTGCCCGTCTCGTCGGCACACAGCGAGCCATTCCCAAACTGATGACAGCACTCGTCGCCGTCAACGCCTAGAGCTTCTGATTCTTCTCGTTCACGAGGACGACGCGCGGTTGAAAGCTGCGCGCTTCAGCATCGTCGAACTTCGCGTAGGCGACGATGATGATCTTGTCGCCCGCCATCGCGAGTCGGGCAGCGGCGCCGTTCAGCCCGATGATACCAGAACCGGCAGGCGCTTCGATGACGTAGGTCGAAAAACGCGCACCGGTGTCGATATTGTAGATATCGACGCGCTCGT from Bradyrhizobium sp. Ash2021 encodes the following:
- the panD gene encoding aspartate 1-decarboxylase; amino-acid sequence: MQVTLMKGKIHRAYVTEADLHYEGSISIDRTLIEAAGFLLNERVDIYNIDTGARFSTYVIEAPAGSGIIGLNGAAARLAMAGDKIIIVAYAKFDDAEARSFQPRVVLVNEKNQKL